A window of Pedococcus aerophilus contains these coding sequences:
- a CDS encoding acyl-CoA thioesterase — MSTPTSEVVTQALALSPVAPQHFDVAFTATTQPCPWPKAYGGDMVAQAAAAAMLTVTDGKTMHSTHSYFMRPVDIGAPVTYEVEILRDGRGYATRQVRAFQNGKAAYTCLASFAAGEQGGRYAASPATGLPAPDSLPSSAAYLADREPGATGADGVWTSTMTEESKAYWSGGRSFDLRHVPGPVYLEVDGGRTPHQALWVKPFDALRPVEGLTDAQRDLAALAYVCDYTILEPVLRVLDLPWAQPGLVTASLDHAMWFHRALQPGVLDGWLLYAQEAVAADSGRGVGLGRFFTPDGEHLATVVQEGMIRATTGGH, encoded by the coding sequence GTGAGCACTCCCACCTCGGAGGTCGTGACGCAGGCGCTGGCACTGAGTCCTGTTGCGCCACAACACTTCGACGTCGCCTTCACCGCGACGACCCAGCCCTGCCCGTGGCCCAAGGCGTACGGCGGCGACATGGTCGCGCAAGCCGCGGCTGCGGCGATGCTCACCGTCACCGACGGCAAGACGATGCACTCGACGCACAGCTACTTCATGCGCCCCGTCGACATCGGCGCTCCCGTCACCTACGAGGTCGAGATTCTGCGCGACGGCCGCGGCTACGCCACCCGCCAGGTCCGCGCCTTCCAGAACGGCAAGGCCGCCTACACCTGCCTCGCCAGCTTCGCCGCGGGCGAGCAGGGCGGCCGGTATGCCGCGTCGCCGGCCACGGGCCTGCCCGCACCGGACAGCCTGCCCAGCTCCGCGGCATACCTCGCGGACCGCGAGCCGGGCGCCACGGGGGCCGACGGGGTCTGGACCTCGACGATGACGGAGGAGTCCAAGGCGTACTGGTCGGGCGGGCGCAGCTTCGACCTGCGGCACGTGCCCGGGCCGGTCTACCTCGAGGTGGACGGGGGCCGCACGCCGCACCAGGCGTTGTGGGTCAAGCCGTTCGATGCGCTGCGCCCGGTCGAGGGCCTGACCGACGCCCAACGCGACCTGGCCGCGCTGGCATACGTCTGCGACTACACGATCCTCGAGCCGGTGCTGCGGGTGCTCGACCTGCCGTGGGCGCAGCCGGGGCTGGTCACGGCGAGCCTCGACCACGCGATGTGGTTCCACCGGGCACTGCAGCCCGGTGTCCTCGACGGGTGGCTGCTCTACGCGCAGGAGGCGGTGGCCGCGGACTCCGGTCGCGGCGTCGGCCTCGGCCGCTTCTTCACCCCTGACGGCGAGCACCTCGCGACCGTCGTCCAGGAAGGCATGATCCGCGCCACCACGGGAGGTCACTGA
- a CDS encoding helix-turn-helix domain-containing protein has translation MRVRVEFTTEPFHGEDDRLPEHVSAPAEALRQVGLTPDLGPLGTSVEGEADVVVDAVAQALKEALSHGATRVTLTLSDLAASTAAGPSSGGGGRGATDLSDGLTRLIADVERELGGALSSLPRAQKQHAVRLLEERGAFEMRRSAETVAEALGLTRFTVYNYLNRIREADASRP, from the coding sequence ATGCGCGTCCGGGTGGAGTTCACGACCGAGCCGTTCCACGGTGAGGACGACCGGCTGCCCGAGCACGTGTCGGCGCCGGCGGAGGCGTTGCGACAGGTCGGGCTGACGCCGGACCTCGGCCCGCTCGGCACGTCGGTCGAGGGCGAGGCCGACGTCGTCGTCGATGCCGTCGCGCAGGCGCTCAAGGAGGCGCTCTCGCACGGTGCGACCCGGGTGACCCTGACGCTGAGCGACCTCGCCGCGTCGACCGCAGCAGGCCCGTCGTCAGGTGGTGGCGGCCGGGGTGCGACCGACCTCAGCGACGGCCTGACCCGGCTGATCGCCGACGTCGAGCGTGAGCTGGGAGGGGCGCTGTCGAGCCTGCCGCGCGCCCAGAAGCAGCACGCCGTGCGGCTGCTCGAGGAGCGCGGGGCGTTCGAGATGCGGCGGTCGGCCGAGACGGTCGCCGAGGCGCTCGGCCTGACGCGCTTCACCGTCTACAACTACCTCAACCGGATCCGCGAAGCCGACGCCTCCCGCCCCTGA
- a CDS encoding nucleobase:cation symporter-2 family protein — protein sequence MSTTTRPEDERLKLGPTYAYGVQHILTMYGGVIAPPLIVGGAAGLSGTEIALLVSAALFVSGLATILQSVGIPFFGSQLPLVQGISFASVSTMTAVATGDGGLPAVFGSIIVAGLVGLAISPFFSQVVRFFPPVVNGTIITVIGLSLFPVAVRWAMGGNDKAADWGSMGNIGLAAFTLLVILLLSRLVQGPVSRLSILLGIVVGTVFALVIGKADFDGVGTGSWAAFPTPFQFGAPVFQVGAIISMTIVILVIMTETTADILAVGEIVGTETSPRRVGDGLRADMLATAIAPVFNSFPASAFAQNVGVVAITGIKSRWVVSAGGSVLVVLGLLPVLGRVVAAVPQPVLGGAGIILFGSVAASGIRTLSKVDYDGNLNIVLVATALGFGIIPIAVPSFYDQFPEWFATIFHSGISAASLVAVLLNLFFNVMRGGVGRSPSVVSGAPPVMVSKDQARALRER from the coding sequence GTGTCAACGACGACGCGACCCGAGGACGAGCGGCTCAAGCTCGGCCCGACCTACGCCTACGGCGTCCAGCACATCCTCACGATGTACGGCGGCGTCATCGCCCCGCCCCTGATCGTCGGGGGAGCGGCCGGCCTGTCCGGCACCGAGATCGCCCTGCTCGTCTCGGCCGCCCTCTTCGTCAGCGGGCTCGCGACGATCCTGCAGAGCGTGGGCATCCCGTTCTTCGGCTCGCAGCTGCCGCTCGTGCAGGGGATCTCGTTCGCGAGCGTCTCCACCATGACGGCGGTCGCGACCGGCGACGGAGGACTGCCGGCCGTCTTCGGCTCGATCATCGTGGCCGGCCTCGTCGGACTCGCCATCAGCCCGTTCTTCAGCCAGGTCGTGCGGTTCTTCCCGCCCGTGGTCAACGGCACGATCATCACCGTCATCGGCCTGTCGCTCTTTCCCGTCGCGGTCCGCTGGGCCATGGGCGGCAACGACAAGGCTGCCGACTGGGGCTCGATGGGCAACATCGGCCTGGCCGCCTTCACCCTCCTCGTCATCCTGCTGCTCTCGCGCCTCGTGCAGGGGCCGGTCAGCCGGTTGTCGATCCTGCTCGGGATCGTCGTCGGCACGGTCTTCGCCCTCGTCATCGGCAAGGCCGACTTCGACGGCGTCGGCACCGGGAGCTGGGCCGCCTTCCCGACACCGTTCCAGTTCGGTGCCCCGGTCTTCCAGGTCGGCGCGATCATCTCGATGACCATCGTGATCCTCGTGATCATGACCGAGACCACCGCGGACATCCTCGCGGTCGGCGAGATCGTCGGCACCGAGACCAGCCCGCGACGGGTTGGTGACGGCCTGCGGGCAGACATGCTCGCGACGGCGATCGCCCCGGTGTTCAACAGCTTCCCGGCGAGCGCGTTCGCCCAGAACGTCGGCGTCGTCGCCATCACCGGCATCAAGAGCCGTTGGGTCGTCTCCGCCGGAGGGTCGGTCCTGGTCGTCCTGGGCCTGCTGCCGGTCCTCGGTCGCGTCGTGGCCGCGGTCCCGCAGCCCGTGCTCGGCGGCGCCGGCATCATCTTGTTCGGCTCGGTCGCGGCGAGCGGCATCCGCACGCTCTCCAAGGTCGACTACGACGGCAACCTCAACATCGTCCTGGTCGCCACCGCCCTCGGCTTCGGCATCATCCCCATCGCGGTCCCGTCGTTCTACGACCAGTTCCCCGAGTGGTTCGCCACGATCTTCCACTCCGGCATCAGCGCGGCCAGCCTGGTCGCGGTCCTGCTCAACCTGTTCTTCAACGTCATGCGCGGCGGGGTGGGCCGCTCACCGTCCGTCGTGTCCGGCGCCCCACCCGTCATGGTCAGCAAGGACCAGGCCCGAGCGCTGCGCGAGCGGTGA
- a CDS encoding DUF6986 family protein produces the protein MTFDVAHLTSELDTHLRDADAALAARFPGERAARQPVHTVYVPVDRYDADLVNRWGAEALAALDQHGGSGAEYAAVLGLPADLASEVVGRVRAKLSSEPIEDLRIDFEDGYGNRSDEEEDAAVDAAAAALLASIGSGGAAPFHGIRFKSFEAPTRARGVRTLARFVEAVAVDGRLPDGFVVTLPKVTSVDQVEAMVTACSRLESGLGLRSGAVGFEIQIETPQSILGPDGTALVARMVHASAGRCTGLHYGTYDYSASCGIAAAYQSMEHPAADHAKAVMQVAAAGTGVRLSDGSTNILPVGDRDRVHAAWALHARLVRRSLERGYYQGWDLHPAQLPSRYAATYTFYREGLPAAAERLRNYVGQVDSGVMDEPATARALADFVVRGLDCGAVDDAEVLALTGIDRARMDVLAKRATA, from the coding sequence ATGACCTTCGACGTAGCCCACCTCACCTCCGAGCTCGACACCCACCTGCGCGACGCGGACGCCGCCCTCGCTGCTCGCTTTCCCGGCGAACGTGCCGCACGGCAGCCGGTGCACACGGTCTACGTGCCTGTCGACCGCTACGACGCCGACCTCGTGAACCGTTGGGGCGCAGAGGCGCTCGCAGCCCTCGACCAGCACGGCGGGAGCGGTGCGGAGTATGCCGCGGTGCTGGGTCTGCCGGCCGACCTCGCCTCCGAGGTCGTCGGCCGCGTGCGGGCCAAGCTGTCGAGCGAGCCGATCGAGGACCTGCGGATCGACTTCGAGGACGGGTACGGCAACCGGTCCGACGAGGAGGAGGACGCTGCGGTGGATGCCGCCGCTGCCGCGCTGTTGGCGTCGATCGGCTCGGGAGGCGCTGCACCGTTCCACGGGATCCGGTTCAAGAGCTTCGAGGCGCCGACCCGGGCCCGGGGGGTGCGGACGCTGGCGCGGTTCGTCGAGGCGGTGGCCGTCGACGGTCGGCTGCCCGACGGATTCGTCGTCACGCTGCCGAAGGTGACGTCGGTCGACCAGGTCGAGGCCATGGTCACGGCCTGCTCGCGTCTGGAGTCAGGTCTCGGGCTGCGTTCTGGGGCAGTCGGTTTCGAGATCCAGATCGAGACGCCGCAGTCGATCCTCGGTCCTGACGGCACTGCGCTGGTCGCCCGGATGGTGCACGCGTCCGCCGGTCGGTGCACCGGTCTGCACTACGGCACCTACGACTACAGCGCGTCCTGCGGGATCGCTGCGGCGTACCAGTCGATGGAGCACCCGGCCGCCGACCACGCCAAGGCCGTCATGCAGGTGGCTGCGGCCGGCACCGGTGTGCGCCTCTCCGACGGCTCCACCAACATCCTGCCTGTCGGGGACCGCGACCGGGTCCACGCCGCGTGGGCCCTGCACGCGCGGCTGGTGCGTCGGTCGCTCGAGCGGGGCTACTACCAAGGATGGGACCTCCACCCGGCTCAGCTCCCGAGCCGGTACGCCGCCACCTACACGTTCTACCGCGAGGGCCTGCCCGCCGCGGCAGAGCGGCTGCGCAACTACGTGGGCCAGGTGGACTCCGGCGTCATGGACGAGCCCGCGACCGCTCGTGCGCTGGCCGACTTCGTCGTGCGTGGTCTCGACTGTGGTGCGGTGGACGACGCCGAGGTGCTGGCCCTGACCGGGATCGACCGCGCCCGCATGGACGTCCTCGCCAAGCGGGCCACTGCCTGA
- a CDS encoding fumarylacetoacetate hydrolase family protein, which produces MHFGTVAHAGTTRAAALTCDGWRALAAPTARHDADAPYAAASPTADLSAFLAAGGTLGADTPLAEVLEGATVRAPLPRPAKVICCGLNYGEHIRETGRDLPSHPTLFVKYADSLVGPTDDVSLPSGTDVDWEAELAVVVGATIRSADRETAAAAIAGYTVANDVSVRDWQYRTLQWFQGKAWDDSTPTGPVVVTPDQVDPGAGLTITCRVNGEEVQRDSTVTLVFDSADLLAYISTFTTLRPGDLVLTGTPGGVGVARDPKRFLADGDVLETEVEGIGLLRNVIRLTDHTA; this is translated from the coding sequence ATGCACTTCGGCACCGTCGCCCATGCAGGGACCACTCGCGCCGCCGCCCTGACCTGCGACGGCTGGCGCGCCCTCGCGGCGCCGACCGCACGCCACGACGCCGACGCGCCGTATGCAGCTGCGTCGCCCACGGCGGACCTGTCCGCCTTCCTCGCGGCCGGAGGCACCCTCGGGGCGGACACCCCGCTGGCCGAGGTCCTCGAGGGGGCCACCGTCCGCGCACCACTCCCCCGGCCCGCCAAGGTCATCTGCTGCGGCCTCAACTACGGCGAGCACATCCGCGAGACGGGCCGCGACCTGCCCAGCCACCCCACCCTGTTCGTCAAGTACGCCGACAGCCTCGTCGGCCCGACCGACGACGTGTCGCTGCCCTCCGGCACCGACGTCGACTGGGAGGCCGAGCTGGCCGTGGTCGTCGGCGCGACGATCCGCAGCGCCGACCGCGAGACGGCCGCTGCGGCCATCGCCGGCTACACCGTGGCCAACGACGTCTCGGTGCGCGACTGGCAGTACCGCACCCTCCAGTGGTTCCAGGGCAAGGCGTGGGACGACTCGACCCCGACCGGCCCGGTCGTCGTCACCCCTGACCAGGTCGACCCCGGCGCCGGGCTCACGATCACCTGCCGCGTCAACGGTGAGGAGGTCCAGCGCGACAGCACCGTCACCCTGGTCTTCGACTCGGCCGACCTGCTCGCCTATATCTCGACGTTCACCACCCTGCGCCCCGGCGACCTCGTCCTCACCGGGACGCCCGGTGGCGTCGGTGTGGCCCGCGACCCCAAGCGGTTCCTCGCCGACGGTGACGTCCTCGAGACCGAGGTTGAGGGAATCGGCCTGTTGCGCAACGTCATCCGCCTGACCGACCACACCGCCTGA
- a CDS encoding RidA family protein translates to MSAHPLSPVPVNPASLPTPSGYSHGTLSGNTLYLGGQTALDADMKIVPGGIVEQFRQAFSNVLTTLTEAGGVPEDLVSITIYLTDIPDYQAHGREIGRAWRELAGPVYPAMAGIGTTALWQPEALIEIVGVAVIPDERLRPGR, encoded by the coding sequence ATGTCCGCCCACCCGCTGTCCCCGGTCCCCGTCAACCCGGCCTCGCTGCCGACGCCGAGCGGCTACTCGCACGGCACGCTGTCCGGCAACACGCTGTACCTGGGCGGGCAGACGGCTCTCGACGCGGACATGAAGATCGTGCCCGGCGGCATCGTCGAGCAGTTCCGCCAGGCCTTCTCCAACGTGCTCACGACGCTGACCGAGGCGGGTGGCGTCCCGGAGGACCTCGTGAGCATCACGATCTACCTCACCGACATCCCCGACTACCAGGCGCACGGCCGCGAGATCGGTCGCGCCTGGCGCGAGCTGGCCGGCCCGGTCTACCCCGCGATGGCCGGCATCGGCACGACGGCGCTGTGGCAGCCCGAGGCGCTCATCGAGATCGTCGGCGTCGCGGTCATCCCGGACGAGCGGCTCCGGCCTGGGCGGTGA
- a CDS encoding HNH endonuclease signature motif containing protein, translating to MKEAKDALFTRRRDTATDKTASDAASDGRADGAEAGAGLGYSQDPHAGLPTYADALEEMANRSLASIASTSRAAHYRVYLHLDTNGAWATGGHAIPKRLLGRFVSDGVVQPVWETQGRPVSVGRSMRILPERSRRLVLDRDRGCRFPGCPTTNTGFVEIHHLHPWADGGATDTTNQISLCTNHHDGIDRGDYQITGDPDRPDGLTVTNRYGLPIRPPRPDETAPPPGGDPTVPAGTYQPPTGGNAHWNDIELPSDLEITHPELARTRPPGQPTRTPRTPAGRRTTSSGAGLVIISEGLIPWETEPPG from the coding sequence TTGAAGGAGGCCAAGGACGCCTTGTTCACCCGCCGCCGCGACACCGCAACCGACAAGACCGCGAGCGATGCCGCCAGCGATGGCCGTGCCGATGGCGCCGAGGCGGGCGCAGGGCTGGGCTACAGCCAGGACCCGCACGCCGGGCTGCCGACGTATGCCGACGCGCTCGAGGAGATGGCGAACCGGTCCCTGGCCTCGATCGCGTCTACGTCGAGGGCGGCGCACTACCGGGTGTACCTGCACCTGGACACCAACGGTGCGTGGGCCACCGGCGGGCACGCGATCCCGAAGCGGCTGCTCGGGCGGTTCGTCAGCGATGGTGTGGTCCAGCCCGTCTGGGAAACCCAAGGGCGACCGGTCTCGGTCGGGCGGTCGATGCGGATCCTGCCCGAACGCTCCCGACGCCTGGTCCTCGACCGCGACCGCGGCTGCCGGTTCCCCGGCTGCCCCACCACCAACACCGGCTTCGTCGAGATCCACCACCTGCACCCCTGGGCCGACGGCGGTGCCACTGACACCACCAACCAGATCTCGTTGTGCACCAATCACCACGACGGCATCGACCGCGGCGACTACCAGATCACCGGCGACCCCGACCGACCCGACGGCCTGACCGTGACCAACCGGTACGGGCTACCCATCCGCCCACCCCGACCCGACGAGACAGCACCACCACCCGGCGGCGACCCGACCGTCCCGGCCGGCACCTACCAACCACCCACCGGCGGCAACGCCCACTGGAACGACATCGAGCTCCCCTCCGACCTCGAGATCACCCACCCCGAACTCGCCCGCACCAGACCACCCGGACAACCCACCCGCACACCCCGCACTCCAGCCGGGCGAAGGACCACGTCCTCCGGAGCCGGACTCGTCATCATCTCCGAAGGCCTCATCCCCTGGGAGACCGAACCGCCAGGCTGA
- a CDS encoding cupin domain-containing protein, producing the protein MGDNSVYANEAGLVVPVVTRGGAEVGDTGQSGGASRISGVSIQHTPATRLWFGKVSNEAGYRSVPHHHGEAETGGYVLSGRARIYFGERFEDYLDMTEGDWVFVPPFMPHVECNLDRNNPLTWMTTRTPENIVVNLDEVADEELRHWTDRP; encoded by the coding sequence ATGGGCGACAACTCGGTCTACGCCAACGAGGCCGGCCTGGTCGTCCCCGTCGTCACCCGGGGCGGCGCCGAGGTCGGCGACACCGGCCAGTCCGGGGGCGCGAGCCGCATCTCCGGCGTGAGCATCCAGCACACGCCTGCCACTCGGCTGTGGTTCGGCAAGGTGAGCAACGAGGCCGGCTACCGCTCGGTCCCCCACCACCACGGCGAGGCGGAGACCGGTGGCTACGTCCTGTCCGGTCGCGCCCGCATCTACTTCGGCGAGCGCTTCGAGGACTACCTCGACATGACCGAGGGCGACTGGGTCTTCGTGCCGCCGTTCATGCCGCACGTCGAGTGCAACCTCGACCGCAACAACCCCCTCACCTGGATGACCACCCGCACGCCCGAGAACATCGTCGTCAACCTCGACGAGGTCGCCGACGAGGAGCTCCGCCACTGGACGGACCGCCCGTGA
- a CDS encoding PaaX family transcriptional regulator: MTTTELDGGVERGPLPPRALIVTVLGLYVREFGGWISVSALIRLMAAAGVDEQAVRSSLSRLKRRGIVEAERRGGVAGYALSEYARQVLEVGDRRIFAEREEHTHDWAVVVFSVPESERRKRHALRARLSWLGFGTVSSGVWIAPGRLADDARDVLLADGLDPYVDLFRAEYLAFGDPAAKIAEWWDLAALEQLYADFRDAHEPARRHWAAQEQVPPGAEAFSDYVRALTSWRRLPYLDPGLPTDLLPDSWVGTTAAQTFFALHGTLAGPAHDFVTAQAGAARPG; this comes from the coding sequence GTGACGACCACGGAGCTCGACGGCGGTGTGGAGCGCGGCCCGCTCCCGCCGCGCGCCCTCATCGTCACCGTGCTGGGCCTGTACGTCCGGGAGTTCGGCGGGTGGATCAGCGTCAGCGCCCTGATCCGGCTCATGGCTGCCGCCGGCGTCGACGAGCAGGCGGTGCGTTCGTCGCTCTCCCGCCTCAAGCGACGCGGCATCGTCGAGGCCGAGCGCCGTGGCGGCGTGGCCGGCTACGCCCTGTCGGAGTACGCGCGGCAGGTGCTCGAGGTCGGCGACCGCCGCATCTTCGCCGAGCGCGAGGAGCACACCCACGACTGGGCCGTCGTCGTCTTCTCCGTCCCGGAGTCCGAACGCCGGAAGCGGCACGCGCTGCGCGCACGGTTGTCCTGGTTGGGGTTCGGCACCGTGTCCTCCGGGGTCTGGATCGCCCCGGGACGCCTGGCCGACGACGCCCGGGACGTGCTGCTCGCCGACGGGCTGGACCCCTACGTCGACCTCTTCCGCGCCGAGTACCTCGCCTTCGGCGACCCGGCCGCCAAGATCGCCGAGTGGTGGGACCTCGCCGCACTCGAGCAGCTCTACGCCGACTTCCGCGATGCCCACGAACCCGCTCGCCGGCACTGGGCCGCGCAGGAGCAGGTCCCGCCGGGCGCCGAGGCCTTCTCGGACTACGTCCGCGCCCTCACGTCCTGGCGACGGCTGCCCTACCTCGACCCGGGCCTGCCCACCGACCTGCTGCCCGACTCGTGGGTGGGGACGACGGCGGCCCAGACGTTCTTCGCCCTCCACGGCACGCTCGCCGGCCCGGCCCACGACTTCGTCACCGCCCAGGCCGGAGCCGCTCGTCCGGGATGA
- a CDS encoding NAD-dependent malic enzyme, with protein sequence MSAPSPGYSITVRAEAPAAIDTTGTLAAAVAAAGGALTALDVVESRAQSLVVDVTCNASDADHADRITAEIAAVPGVTVRKVSDRTFLLHLGGKLEVNPKVPLKHRDDLSRAYTPGVARVCLAIAANPEDARRLTIKRNTVAVVTDGSAVLGLGNIGPAAALPVMEGKAALFKQFAGVDAWPVCLDTQDTEQIISIVKAIAPVYGGVNLEDISAPRCFEIERRLRDELDIPVFHDDQHGTAIVVMAALTNALRVVGKSLTDVRIVVSGVGAAGHAIIRLLHAQGASDIIGCDRHGALEIGIEHRDEFRGWIADNTNPSGVQGTLKQVVADADVFIGVSAPDLLDADDIATMKDKAIVFALSNPDPEVDPIAASRHAAVVATGRSDYANQINNVLAFPGFFRGLLDAGVSDITDAMMIAAATAIADCVHADELNASYIVPSVFDPDVAPAVAAAVRHAAGAHERHTDRSASTGSTADRTTSDETSSPDTHEDPRR encoded by the coding sequence ATGTCTGCACCGAGCCCGGGCTACTCCATCACCGTGCGCGCCGAGGCGCCCGCGGCCATCGACACGACCGGCACGCTGGCCGCGGCGGTCGCCGCAGCAGGCGGGGCGCTCACCGCCCTGGACGTCGTCGAGTCGCGGGCGCAGAGCCTGGTCGTCGACGTGACCTGCAACGCCTCCGACGCCGACCACGCCGACCGCATCACCGCCGAGATCGCGGCGGTCCCCGGTGTCACGGTGCGCAAGGTCAGCGACCGCACCTTCCTGCTGCACCTGGGCGGCAAGCTCGAGGTGAACCCCAAGGTGCCGCTCAAGCACCGCGACGACCTGTCCCGCGCCTACACGCCGGGCGTGGCCCGCGTCTGCCTGGCGATCGCCGCCAACCCCGAGGACGCCCGGCGGCTGACGATCAAGCGCAACACCGTCGCGGTGGTCACCGACGGGTCCGCGGTGCTGGGCCTGGGCAACATCGGCCCCGCTGCTGCACTCCCGGTGATGGAGGGCAAGGCGGCCCTGTTCAAGCAGTTCGCCGGGGTCGACGCGTGGCCGGTCTGCCTCGACACCCAGGACACCGAGCAGATCATCAGCATCGTCAAGGCGATCGCCCCCGTCTACGGCGGCGTGAACCTCGAGGACATCTCGGCCCCACGCTGCTTCGAGATCGAGCGACGCCTGCGCGACGAGCTGGACATCCCCGTCTTCCACGACGACCAGCACGGCACGGCGATTGTCGTGATGGCCGCGCTCACCAATGCCCTGCGGGTCGTGGGCAAGTCGCTGACCGACGTCCGCATCGTCGTGTCGGGGGTCGGTGCCGCCGGCCACGCGATCATCCGGCTCCTGCACGCCCAGGGCGCGAGCGACATCATCGGGTGCGACCGCCACGGCGCGCTGGAGATCGGCATCGAGCACCGCGACGAGTTCCGGGGCTGGATCGCCGACAACACGAACCCGTCCGGGGTGCAGGGGACGCTCAAGCAGGTGGTCGCCGACGCCGACGTCTTCATCGGCGTCTCGGCACCGGACCTCCTCGACGCCGACGACATCGCCACGATGAAGGACAAGGCCATCGTCTTCGCGCTGTCCAACCCCGACCCCGAGGTCGACCCGATCGCCGCCAGCCGGCACGCGGCCGTCGTCGCCACCGGCCGCTCGGACTACGCCAACCAGATCAACAACGTCCTCGCCTTCCCCGGCTTCTTCCGGGGCCTGCTCGACGCCGGGGTCAGCGACATCACCGACGCGATGATGATCGCGGCGGCCACCGCCATCGCAGACTGCGTCCACGCCGACGAGCTCAATGCCAGCTACATCGTCCCCAGCGTGTTCGACCCCGACGTGGCCCCGGCGGTCGCAGCGGCGGTGCGGCACGCCGCGGGGGCGCACGAGCGCCATACCGACCGCTCGGCCTCCACCGGCAGCACCGCCGACCGCACCACCTCCGACGAGACCAGCTCTCCCGACACGCACGAGGACCCCCGCCGATGA
- the pucL gene encoding factor-independent urate hydroxylase — protein MSFVLGPNQYGKAENRVVRIYRDTARHEIRDLNVSTALRGDFREAHETGDQANVLPTDTQKNTAFAFAKEHGVTSPEDYALTLGDRFLAVTPAADASRVEVEEYAWDRIDVGGAGHDHAFVKRGGEVRTTVVTRQRSGEKDEQGNATTRAWVVSGVKDLVVLKSTGSEFKGFLKDEYTTLQETDDRILATSLVARWRYEDDAVTSGTDWNKSFDDIRQVMLETFATTYSRALQESLYAMGSAVLAAHPEVAEIKFSAPNKHHFLVDLSPFGLDNPGEVFIAADRPYGLIEATVQREDGSDPGDAWLTVPGFC, from the coding sequence ATGAGCTTCGTCCTCGGACCCAACCAGTACGGCAAGGCGGAGAACCGCGTCGTGCGGATCTACCGCGACACCGCCCGCCACGAGATCCGGGACCTCAACGTCTCGACCGCCCTGCGCGGCGACTTCCGTGAGGCCCACGAGACCGGCGACCAGGCCAACGTCCTGCCGACCGACACCCAGAAGAACACCGCGTTCGCCTTCGCCAAGGAGCACGGGGTCACCTCTCCCGAGGACTACGCGCTCACCCTCGGTGACCGGTTCCTGGCCGTGACGCCCGCCGCCGACGCGAGCCGCGTCGAGGTCGAGGAGTACGCATGGGACCGCATCGACGTCGGGGGCGCCGGCCACGACCACGCCTTCGTCAAGCGCGGTGGAGAGGTGCGCACGACGGTCGTCACCCGCCAGCGCAGCGGTGAGAAGGACGAGCAGGGCAACGCGACCACGCGCGCCTGGGTCGTCTCCGGGGTCAAGGACCTCGTCGTCCTCAAGTCGACCGGCTCGGAGTTCAAGGGCTTCCTCAAGGACGAGTACACGACCCTGCAGGAGACCGACGACCGCATCCTCGCGACCTCGCTGGTGGCCCGTTGGCGCTACGAGGACGACGCGGTGACGTCGGGCACCGACTGGAACAAGTCGTTCGACGACATCCGCCAGGTGATGCTCGAGACCTTCGCGACCACCTACAGTCGCGCGCTGCAGGAGAGCCTCTACGCCATGGGGTCCGCGGTGCTCGCCGCCCACCCCGAGGTCGCGGAGATCAAGTTCTCCGCCCCGAACAAGCACCACTTCCTCGTCGACCTGTCGCCCTTCGGGCTCGACAACCCCGGTGAGGTCTTCATCGCCGCGGACCGCCCCTACGGCCTCATCGAGGCCACCGTGCAGCGCGAGGACGGCAGCGACCCAGGTGACGCCTGGCTCACCGTCCCGGGCTTCTGCTGA